One stretch of Brassica napus cultivar Da-Ae chromosome A1 unlocalized genomic scaffold, Da-Ae chrA01_Random_2, whole genome shotgun sequence DNA includes these proteins:
- the LOC125593884 gene encoding uncharacterized protein LOC125593884 isoform X1, with translation MRRSASGSRVSDQSPSPSPPRSQSVATMEDDVELLLPRYDPSSQPGKREKSRLRSAENVIHFIPLLLLLCVVILWLFSHSVAILNQ, from the exons ATGCGCAGATCGGCGAGCGGCTCAAGAGTTTCTGATCAATCACCATCTCCGTCTCCGCCTCGATCTCAGAGTGTTGCAACTATGGAAGATGATGTGGAGCTGCTGTTGCCAAGGTACGACCCGAGTTCTCAACCGGGGAAGAGAGAGAAGTCACGGTTGAGATCTGCAGAAAACGTCATCCATTTCATTCCTCTCCTTCTTCTGCTCTGTGTTGTAATCCTCTGGCTCTTTTCTCATTCAG TCGCAATACTAAACCAGTGA
- the LOC125593884 gene encoding uncharacterized protein LOC125593884 isoform X2 has translation MRRSASGSRVSDQSPSPSPPRSQSVATMEDDVELLLPRYDPSSQPGKREKSRLRSAENVIHFIPLLLLLCVVILWLFSHSAA, from the exons ATGCGCAGATCGGCGAGCGGCTCAAGAGTTTCTGATCAATCACCATCTCCGTCTCCGCCTCGATCTCAGAGTGTTGCAACTATGGAAGATGATGTGGAGCTGCTGTTGCCAAGGTACGACCCGAGTTCTCAACCGGGGAAGAGAGAGAAGTCACGGTTGAGATCTGCAGAAAACGTCATCCATTTCATTCCTCTCCTTCTTCTGCTCTGTGTTGTAATCCTCTGGCTCTTTTCTCATTCAG CAGCTTGA
- the LOC125593884 gene encoding uncharacterized protein LOC125593884 isoform X3, with product MRRSASGSRVSDQSPSPSPPRSQSVATMEDDVELLLPRYDPSSQPGKREKSRLRSAENVIHFIPLLLLLCVVILWLFSHSA from the exons ATGCGCAGATCGGCGAGCGGCTCAAGAGTTTCTGATCAATCACCATCTCCGTCTCCGCCTCGATCTCAGAGTGTTGCAACTATGGAAGATGATGTGGAGCTGCTGTTGCCAAGGTACGACCCGAGTTCTCAACCGGGGAAGAGAGAGAAGTCACGGTTGAGATCTGCAGAAAACGTCATCCATTTCATTCCTCTCCTTCTTCTGCTCTGTGTTGTAATCCTCTGGCTCTTTTCTCATTCAG CTTGA